gagcatctatatttgatacggggtctttggtaaaacccgaagtgtttgtcataaactagttctACGAGAAGTTTAATATtgagcctttcaattcatgtgagaacatcacgtgtcaaaacaataaccaaatggattaactacgtcagagaaataaactgattctatctacggcggtttcgtgatgactgcgatcaactgttcgtttttgagcttttaagagcttgtaatcgcatttccacatattatgcacctacaacacagcagagtaagacatggtgaatcttttgataccaaataactgtaatgggagttttgttgcaagtcaacctttaaaaataaCACTTTTTTTCTTGCTGTACTTGAGAGAGAAAACAACATATAAgggtatctttattatatatactgatactctggcagtctagtgtgtcatgagagattgtcaggtgtgccaataaaacACAAGAAATAAGTAAGCTAGCTGCGCAATTATTGAGAAACACCTAAAGGCTGGCGAATCGGTGCAGGTGATAGTGTCAGTTTACTAAGATGAATGTCACTGCTTGGATTCTCGTTGAAAGCTATCTTTTCTCCTAACTCTAGCTTCAGAAAAATGGAGAAACAGAACAGACATCaatcttattattattgtaaaaaatgtactctagttttactttattttaggcatatgcaatattttttctctcTAGCAGAGACCTTGCTgtgtgaaaaaagtgaaaagaaacgatttaaattgacattaaagGTGTGGGCTCTCTTAAACTAACATAAAATTACCATAGCTGAGGACGCAAAACCAAGTGAGATTGATATGAAAAAAGTTGTCGATAAAAACCAATAACACCACAGTTCCtgtagtcattaaattaaaaagttaagtttagttGTTTTCGTTTTGAAGGGCCAAAAGAGTGAGCTTGAGAAGATCttagaacggattaggcaattaaCATGTACTTTACAatttgtataacgtaaaatccctataaaaCAAACGTTCTCGAActggattatttacattgtaagaGCGACTACTGTGCttaagaaaaatgaaaataaaagaaatgaagtTTAATATGCAAGCTCTGAAATAGAAAGATATAGAAAAATAATCatcaatataatatactaatacACATTGCGATTGCGACAGATTAATATTAcattactaaaataaataataaacctAAGCAAGTTATTTAGATAGCTTTCTTGAAAATGACAGTTAGTATTTAATTTAATCTGCATATCTTGACATAAATTCCCGAGACTTGTTTTAAGCAATATATTAAACTAGTTGCATCAAGCCAACTACACAGTAAAATATCCAAACAGCTAATGCAGCTCTAGTCAAAGCTTAGCTGTAATCTTTATGATAACTAGATAAGGTCAAAGGctaaaacaaaaattgcatGGTACATGGATCATACTTGCGTGttaaaaatatagtaaaacCTTTTAGCAACTTGACATGAGTTTATAGGGAAACTAGGGTTTGCTTTTAGATCAGGGTATATGAGCAGAAGAATATTGATTTTCTGTAACAAAAAGTTGTTGGAATGAATTTCATTCTTTATCGAGTTACAGAGCGTAAGCTTCCTCTATAAGCCACTTTTGTTCTTATTGCTCCGTGTTCTCACACAATTCTATCATATGCTTTGGCTTGATCGTTTTTATATCAtaattttggaaattttttCCCTCTCTTAGTGACAAATTCAAGTTGGATTTTAAAACTAGCCATAATTTATTTTGCTCAATTTTCTTATTCATCATGAACAGTATTCTTTCTGAAAAGTAAAATTTTGGTCTTATTTATTGGGTTCCATACCACCTATAGCTACTTAAATATTAGTCTACACAAAATTACAGATGCAAGCTGTTTAGAGTGTTACTAAATTCGTTACGTTCATTTGTTCATTGTGTGGATAAGACTTTATATGGTTATTAGATATCCATATAAAGGGACTGTTACTTGTCCAGGCAACAAACGAGTCTCCAAGATTTTATTTGGTTCAATTCATGAGATCTTCTGGTTAGTATAGAAGTTCCTGAATGGGCAGTTACTAGTTGTTTTATTACTTTGACAACATTCTTCAAAAAttcattcaaaaatattttgacaccAGCTCAACTATTGAATTTTCATGTATAATTGTGCTGTTGAGGCTGGCATTGTTGTAATAACAAGCCCTATAAAACCTTCAATAACAACACTGCACTTGTGAGAGCTTTTTTCAAAGAGTACAATGAGTGTCACTTGTCCGTCAAGTATTCAATTAATGATTTACACATTTGAACCCGTGTCTTAGACGTTTTTTATGAAGTCACTTCAAGTAAGTATGGCAAAAGCTTTTTTACGTGAAGATGACTATGCAGTCATAACTGTAATTCATCTTCTCGAACGGTGCCATCAGCGACTTAGTGTCTGGAGTgctttgtttattttcaaaGCAACATTTGTAAAAACACACTTGTTGTAAGGATTGGTTTGAAGTTAAGTTTTTCCACAGCCactaattaaaatgtaaacagaGATTTTCGTCCGCGATCAACCAGCTTTGTTGACTATTCCTAATGAGATGACATACATCAACGGCAAtttttaatgtatatatatttttatccaGCATAGTCAGtaactatatattaaaataactaCTACTCATTCGATCATTTTGAAACTTATTATCAAAGCGATTAAGCGGGTTTGGCTAATTAAGTACTTCATACGCATCCAGTTGTCAGATTCCGTCAGGTCTTACGAGGTTTCTATCGAAGATAACACAAGAACAAACTCATAAACAATCTTGACTAAGCCTGCACACATTCTAACACCTTGCAAACACTAAGCTAGTTTGGGCCAGTTTGCTTACCCAGCGGACCTAAAGAGCTAGAACAAGAAGTACTTTTTGGTGAGAAGCAAAAAGTTATGAGTGTTGCAGAATTTGCTTGCGCAAAGGGATCAACAAATGAAAAACCTTTTTGGAGTGATCATTAAATACAACTTACTTTGCACTagacataaaactattacactACAACGAACCTATCCTATggtgataaaaaacaatttactcTGCGGCAAACAGTCAGCAACCACCCGATTGTGGTAAAAAAAACTCTCAAAGCTGCAGTCTACAATTTGTGCATTTAGACAAAAATTTtgcaattatattaatatattttgtttattaaaaaaacaaatttttttaatcaaaattgaatttaatatataaaaataaaaccgAAAATTTTTGTAAAGTAAAGTTTTTAATACGTCATGTGACCACACAAAATGTCGTCCAACGACATGCCAGGGGATTCCGCAGCTACGCAAATTGAGCTTGCTGTTGACATGACATGTGAACAATGCTCTGCAGTCATAGAACGGCACTTGAaatctaataaaaatataaaaagttttaacaTCAATCTCgagaaacaaactgtttttcTCGAATCTGCGCTACCATCGTCTGAAGTAGTAAAGTTTGTTGAGGAGACTGGTAAAAAGGCATTGATTACCGGCGTTGGAGCTGGCGGTAGAGACGCTGTTAATCTTGGGAGTGCTGTTGCGATAATGAACGAAGGATTACCAGAGACACGTATTAAAGGGGTTGTTCGATTAGTTCAGAGTACAATGAAAGTCTGCATTGTCGATGGCACGCTCGATGGATTGTGTCCAACATCGAAACACCGTTTAGCTATTCATGAATACGGCGATATTACTGACGGGTGCAAATCTTGTGGGCAAGTTTTAGACCTGGAGAAGAAGTGCTCACGACAAAATTTGTATGGAGATTTGGGCGAAATCGCTTGTGATGACACTGGCCACTCCACATTCAGAATTGAAAC
Above is a window of Watersipora subatra chromosome 3, tzWatSuba1.1, whole genome shotgun sequence DNA encoding:
- the LOC137390094 gene encoding copper chaperone for superoxide dismutase-like; translated protein: MPGDSAATQIELAVDMTCEQCSAVIERHLKSNKNIKSFNINLEKQTVFLESALPSSEVVKFVEETGKKALITGVGAGGRDAVNLGSAVAIMNEGLPETRIKGVVRLVQSTMKVCIVDGTLDGLCPTSKHRLAIHEYGDITDGCKSCGQVLDLEKKCSRQNLYGDLGEIACDDTGHSTFRIETERVKVWDIIGRSMVVSSQHNEKLSLNWNKLACGIIARSAGILENFKRICACDGTTIWEEQTFSDVKK